In a single window of the Zonotrichia albicollis isolate bZonAlb1 chromosome 23, bZonAlb1.hap1, whole genome shotgun sequence genome:
- the LOC141731462 gene encoding feather keratin 1-like, with amino-acid sequence MNQVHLKAMSCYPRCQPCQPCGPTPLGSSCNEPCVRQCQDSTVFIQPSPVVVTLPGPILSSFPQNTAVGSSSSAAVGSILSSQGVPISSGGFGLSGLGSGICGLPC; translated from the coding sequence GTGCATCTCAAAGCCATGTCCTGCTACCcccggtgccagccctgccagccctgtggcccCACCccgctgggcagcagctgcaatgaGCCCtgtgtcaggcagtgccaggactCCACCGTGTTCATCCAGCCCTCGCCCGTGGtggtgaccctgcctgggcccatcctcagctccttcccacaGAACACCGCCGTGGgatcctccagctctgctgctgttggcaGCATCCTCAGCTCTCAGGgagtgcccatcagctctgggggcttTGGCCTCTctggcctgggcagtggcatCTGTGGCCTCccctgctga